The proteins below come from a single Papaver somniferum cultivar HN1 chromosome 11, ASM357369v1, whole genome shotgun sequence genomic window:
- the LOC113321991 gene encoding aspartyl protease AED3-like, protein MSPPTLLLLCSLLTLLSFYPSQAYSDNHVCNLPDHGTTLKVMHIYGKCSPFKPSKSLSWEETVFDMARKDENRLQYLSSLVSRRSDVPIASARQIIQSPTYIVRVNIGTPAQTMLMAMDTSNDEAWVPCNGCSGCSSKLFDSTKSTSYKTLGCGSAECKQVRNPTCGGSSVCTFNQTYGVSSFSANLTQDSVQLARDLIPNYSFACLGNVTGSSVPPQGLLGLGRGPLSLLSQSQSLYKSTFSYCLPSFKSPNFSGSLRLGPVAQPKKMKYTPLLKNPRRSSLYYVNLLSIRVGSKVVDIPPSALAFNPTTGAGTIFDSGTVYTRLVTPAYEAVRNEFRRRIKANVSSLGGFDTCYTEPIVAPTITLQFSGMNVTLPLDNILLHSTAGGTTCLAMAAAPDNVNSGLNVIANLQQQNHRVLFDLPNSRLGVSRETCT, encoded by the exons ATGTCACCACCCACTCTACTTCTCCTTTGTTCCTTACTAACCCTACTTTCTTTCTACCCATCTCAAGCGTATTCCGATAACCATGTCTGTAACTTACCAGACCATGGTACAACCCTAAAAGTCATGCATATCTACGGCAAATGCTCACCATTCAAACCATCGAAATCACTTTCATGGGAAGAAACTGTGTTTGATATGGCTCGTAAAGACGAAAATCGTCTTCAGTATCTTTCTAGCCTTGTTTCAAGAAGATCAGATGTTCCGATTGCATCTGCCAGACAGATTATCCAGAGTCCTACTTACATTGTTCGGGTTAATATCGGTACTCCAGCTCAAACAATGCTGATGGCCATGGATACTAGTAATGATGAAGCTTGGGTACCCTGTAATGGCTGTTCAGGATGCTCTTCTAAGCTCTTTGATTCTACCAAATCCACTTCTTACAAAACTCTTGGTTGCGGATCTGCAGAATGCAAGCAG GTTCGAAACCCAACTTGTGGTGGATCATCAGTATGTACTTTCAATCAAACTTATGGCGTTTCATCTTTCTCGGCAAACCTCACACAAGACTCAGTTCAATTAGCAAGAGACCTTATCCCAAATTACTCATTTGCTTGTCTAGGAAATGTAACAGGCAGCTCTGTCCCTCCACAAGGATTACTTGGCCTAGGAAGAGGACCCTTGTCTCTCCTATCCCAGTCCCAAAGTCTCTACAAATCAACATTCTCATACTGTCTACCAAGTTTCAAGTCACCAAACTTCTCCGGTTCACTAAGGTTAGGACCAGTAGCTCAACCCAAAAAAATGAAGTACACCCCACTTCTGAAGAACCCAAGACGGTCTTCTCTCTATTATGTCAACTTGTTATCAATTAGAGTTGGAAGTAAAGTAGTTGACATCCCACCAAGTGCATTAGCCTTCAACCCCACAACCGGTGCCGGAACAATTTTTGATTCAGGGACAGTTTATACACGGTTAGTTACCCCGGCTTATGAGGCAGTAAGAAATGAATTCAGAAGGAGAATCAAGGCCAATGTTTCTTCGTTGGGTGGATTTGATACTTGTTACACAGAACCCATTGTTGCACCAACGATAACGTTACAGTTTAGCGGGATGAATGTTACTTTGCCGCTTGATAATATCTTACTTCACAGTACTGCAGGAGGTACTACTTGCCTAGCTATGGCCGCTGCTCCAGATAATGTGAACTCAGGTCTGAATGTGATAGCTAATTTGCAACAACAGAACCATCGGGTTTTGTTTGATCTGCCAAATTCCAGGCTTGGGGTTTCTCGTGAAACCTGTACCTGA